Sequence from the Dehalococcoidia bacterium genome:
GTTGATCTGCGTTCACAAGCCGCAATGTCTTTCTTGCGGCCACAAGTGGCATTAGCCTCTCCTCGTAACCCACTCTTGACACAGATGCCTACACAATGCATACTGATGCATATGAGAACGACACTGAACATTGACGATGAAATCTTGCAGAAGGCTTCCGAGTTGACGGGTATTAATGAGAAAACATCATTGGTCAGACTGGGACTGGAAGCTTTGATCGCCAGGGAAAGCAGTAAAAGGCTGGCCAACCTTGGTGGAACCGAGAAAGACTTGAAATCCATCCCCAGAAGAAGGACGGCCGCCAAACGAGTATGATCCTAGTGGATACTTCCGTCTGGGTATCCCACCTTAGAGGTGATGATGCTCACCTGCGAAAACTGCTGAATGACGGGAAGGTCTGTTGCCATCCCTTTGTTGTGGGGGAGTTGGCTTGCGGCAACCTCCAGAACAGAGCTGAAATACTGTCTCTCCTGCAATTGCTGCCAGCGGCAAAGACGGCTACTCATGAAGAGGTACTGCGATTTATCGAGACACAAAGCTTGATGGGCAT
This genomic interval carries:
- a CDS encoding type II toxin-antitoxin system VapB family antitoxin, encoding MRTTLNIDDEILQKASELTGINEKTSLVRLGLEALIARESSKRLANLGGTEKDLKSIPRRRTAAKRV
- a CDS encoding type II toxin-antitoxin system VapC family toxin, which codes for MILVDTSVWVSHLRGDDAHLRKLLNDGKVCCHPFVVGELACGNLQNRAEILSLLQLLPAAKTATHEEVLRFIETQSLMGIGLSFIDVHLLASALLSEAPLWTFDKALKAASTKLNVDYQ